One Prinia subflava isolate CZ2003 ecotype Zambia chromosome 17, Cam_Psub_1.2, whole genome shotgun sequence DNA segment encodes these proteins:
- the ZP2 gene encoding zona pellucida sperm-binding protein 2, with translation MGFEHQCWSTSRMWLLLLFGFLLCSAPCAAGLGDQDFWENVTCHRDGIEVEFSRELSNYSWHVGVVDVSGEEIVSCDHTVDYERLMLSVLFVNCTRLEHGQHQLWLRLMVNDTMGEEMNITYSAHCDSIHTDKVTTPVFAGVTNCTKDFMAVTFPGLMSSLSNEHMVPAAPMSWNLSVDDGTRVHQLSLGQAMQQGYNFLVDGHNLIFQVAFAATGVVSYKHNNKVLHTVALKLMYGPPEHRLAVESRMLCAPGPAICNATHMTVAIPAFPGILMDVDVENKTIPMDQLQENGITLDTQRGVRLYISKGALKSRLPGESCSGLQYYMSSVKLAFHFHGETVAMVLHPECPCEQHTPIAAVCTQDGYMDFEVLAESTTPLLDLDTLRLRDPVCRPAYKSPLNDRVRFHVPLNGCGTRHWFDGEQIHYENEVRALWTDLPLGRISRDSELRLTVMCSFSNGDASLTIQVDHLSPPPSSVNQGSLSLVLLSYPEDSFRQPYREDQYPVVRYLRQPIFLEVQVLNRNDPNLHLVLDDCWATASPEPRSLPQWNIVVDGCEYDLDSYRTVFHPVGRGVSYANYRQRLEVKTFAFVSGDKAVPGLVYFHCSVLICHRFHPDSPLCIPRCPRPSRSKRGSGMAAVNSAVVSLGGPVLFVPEEWSAARGSTLLSKEAWAGIAMTAVGVLSLATMLLFLAFPKCLKRRAYMVNVVH, from the exons ATGGGGTTTGAGCACCAGTGCTGGAGCACCTCAAGGATGTG GTTGCTGCTCCTGTTTGGATTtttgctctgctcagccccctgtgctgctggcctggGGGATCAGGATTTTTGGG AGAATGTGACCTGTCATAGGGATGGGATAGAAGTGGAGTTTTCCAGAGAGCTTAGCAACTACTCCTGGCACGTGGGTGTTGTTG ATGTGAGTGGTGAGGAGATCGTGTCCTGTGACCACACTGTGGATTATGAGAGGCTGATGCTCAGTGTCCTGTTTGTCAACTGCACCAGACTGGAG CACGGTCAGCACCAGCTCTGGCTGAGGCTGATGGTGAATGACACCATGGGAGAGGAGATGAATATTACCTACAGCGCTCACTGTGACAGCATTCACACAGATAAAGTCACCACTCCTGTGTTTGCTGGTGTGACAAACTGCACAAAAGACTTCATGGCA GTTACCTTCCCAGGACTCATGTCAAGTCTCAGTAATGAGCATATG GTTCCAGCAGCTCCAATGTCCTGGAATCTGTCAGTTGATGATGGAACCAGAGTACATCAGCTGAGCCTTGGGCAAGCAATGCAGCAAGGATATAACTTCCTAGTTGATGGCCACAACCTGATCTTTCAGGTGGCCTTTGCTGCCACTGGAGTTGTGTCCTACAAG CACAACAATAAGGTGCTCCACACTGTGGCACTCAAGCTCATGTACGGCCCTCCTGAGCACAGACTGGCTGTGGAGTCAAGAATGCTTTGTGCTCCAG GTCCAGCAATCTGTAATGCAACCCACATGACTGTTGCCATCCCAGCCTTTCCAGGGATCCTCATGGATGTGGACGTAGAGAATAAGACCATCCCCATGGATCAGCTCCAGGAAAATGGAATCACTCTGGACACACAGAGAGGGGTCAGGCTGTATATTAGCAAGGGAGCCCTCAAATCCAGG CTACCTGGGGAGAGCTGCTCAGGGCTTCAGTACTACATGTCCTCTGTGAAACTGGCCTTTCACTTCCATGGGGAGACTGTGGCAATGGTGCTGCACCCTGAGTGCCCCTGTGAGCAGCACACACCAATAG CTGCTGTGTGCACCCAGGATGGGTACATGGATTTTGAAGTCCTTGCTGAGAGTACCACCCCACTGCTGGATTTGGACACACTCAGGCTCAGGGATCCTGTGTGCAGGCCAGCCTACAAGTCACCTTTGAATGACAGGGTTCGGTTTCATGTCCCACTGAATGGGTGTGGGACCAGGCATTGG TTTGATGGGGAGCAGATTCATTATGAGAATGAGGTGAGGGCCTTATGGACAGACCTTCCCCTGGGCAGGATCTCAAGGGACAGTGAACTCAG GTTAACAGTCATGTGCTCCTTCAGCAATGGTGATGCCTCCCTCACTATACAAGTAGACCACCTTTCTCCTCCACCTTCTTCAGTGAATCAAGGTTCCCTCTCTTTAGTTCTTCTGAGCTACCCAG AGGACTCGTTCAGGCAGCCGTACCGTGAGGATCAGTACCCCGTGGTGCGCTACCTGCGGCAGCCCATCTTCCTGGAGGTGCAGGTGCTGAACCGCAACGACCCCAACCTGCACCTGGTCCTGGATGACTGCTGGGCAACAGCCTCCCCAGAGCCAAGATCTCTGCCCCAGTGGAATATTGTTGTGGATGG CTGTGAGTATGACCTAGACAGCTACAGGACTGTGTTTCACCCTGTGGGACGTGGTGTCAGCTACGCTAACTACCGCCAAAGGCTGGAAGTGAAGACTTTTGCCTTTGTCTCTGGTGACAAAGCTGTTCCTGGCCTG GTGTACTTCCACTGCAGCGTTCTGATCTGCCACCGTTTTCACCCAGACTCCCCATTGTGCATACCAAGATGCCCAAGGCCATCTAGGAGCAAGAGAG GAAGTGGGATGGCAGCTGTGAACTCTGCTGTGGTGAGCCTGGGGGGCCCTGTCCTCTTTGTGCCAGAAGAATGGTCTGCAGCACGAG GGAGCACTCTCCTGAGCAAGGAGGCATGGGCTGGCATTGCAATGACTGCTGTTGGTGTTCTCTCTCTGGCCACAATGCTACTCTTTTTGGCTTTTCCTAAATGCCTGAAGAGAAGAGCCTACATGGTAAATGTGGTACATTAA
- the ANKS4B gene encoding ankyrin repeat and SAM domain-containing protein 4B, whose translation MSSRYHKAAADGNVDLLKEATRKDLNTSDEDGMTPTLLAAYHGYLEALEVICRRGGDPDKCDIWGNTPLHHAACNGHLHCVSFLINFGANIFALDNDLRTPLEAAASRDRSECVQILDKAATEQNLLNPKKVSKQKAQAHRNVERQIKECEKRQEKHQHEMNRNYIKEKVGTVNSSKGTHSRVKLPGLFASNTTSTLTKTLKDTLKLKTKKTADSTRRQETQRNDQEDDTRRRSVMHLFDEKEEDELLDDLEEKNLAGNDSQLSIFQRPGLGKIVFGRNLAAEVNPETVSSEKEEIRVTMASELFQNENAENGREDNAENSADVPWNEEEVIWDDEEAENTPLEVFLASQMLDEFLPVFMREKIDLEALMLCSDEDLQSIQMELGPRKKVLNAVNKRKQALKNPGKTVDTCL comes from the exons atgTCCAGCAGGTATCACAAAGCAGCGGCTGATGGCAACGTGGACCTGTTGAAAGAGGCCACCAGGAAAGACCTCAACACTTCTGATGAAGATGGGATGACACCCACACTTCTGGCAGCCTACCACGGGTACCTGGAGGCTCTGGAAGTCATTTGCCGGAGGGG GGGTGATCCAGACAAGTGTGACATCTGGGGGAACACGCCCCTGCACCACGCTGCCTGCAATGGCCACCTCCACTGCGTCTCTTTTCTCATCAACTTTGGTGCCAACATCTTTGCCCTGGACAACGACCTGCGCACTCCCCTGGAGGCAGCGGCCAGCAGGGACCGCAGCGAGTGCGTGCAGATCCTGGACAAGGCTGCCACTGAGCAGAACTTGCTGAACCCAAAGAAGGTCTCCAAACAAAAGGCACAGGCCCACAGGAACGTCGAGAGGCAAATCAAGGAATGTGAGAAGCGCCAGGAGAAACACCAGCATGAAATGAACCGGAATTATATCAAAGAGAAGGTCGGCACGGTGAATTCCTCCAAAGGAACGCACTCCAGGGTAAAGCTGCCCGGTCTGTTTGCTTCAAATACCACAAGTACTTTAACCAAAACCCTGAAAGATACCTTGAAACTCAAGACAAAAAAGACAGCTGACAGCACAAGAAGGcaggaaacacaaagaaatgacCAAGAGGATGATACCAGAAGGAGAAGTGTGATGCATTTGTTTGATGAGAAAGAGGAGGATGAATTACTCGATGACCTCGAAGAGAAAAACCTTGCTGGTAATGACAGTCAGCTCTCCATTTTTCAGAGGCCAGGTCTTGGCAAGATTGTGTTTGGGAGGAATTTGGCTGCAGAGGTAAATCCTGAAACTGTGTCTTCTGAGAAGGAAGAGATAAGAGTTACAATGGCCAGTGAGCTctttcagaatgaaaatgctGAGAATGGCAGGGAAGATAATGCTGAAAACAGTGCTGATGTCCCTTGGAACGAGGAAGAAGTCATTTGGGATGATGAGGAAGCAGAGAATACACCCCTTGAGGTATTTCTGGCATCACAGATGCTGGATGAGTTTCTCCCAGTCTTCATGAGGGAAAAAATTGATTTAGAAGCCCTGATGCTATGTTCTGATGAAGACCTACAGAGCATTCAGATGGAGCTTGGGCCAAGAAAGAAAGTCCTGAATGCtgtgaataaaagaaaacaggcaCTGAAGAACCCTGGAAAAACTGTAGATACTTGCTTATAA
- the LDAF1 gene encoding lipid droplet assembly factor 1: MSKEMQELQKQWHSVMQAVHSNANVVAFMNSRVGQYLDDHPFVALSLLMFVAVSAIPVGFFLVFVVTTAVMACIGVIVMEGVVIAIGGIALLCVLCGLGALSLGVSGVLSVSYVALSTLVNYWCASRGQIRKQDVNGSLPQKQPGLDLSANTGKSE; the protein is encoded by the exons ATGTCTAAAGAAATGCAGGAACTACAGAAGCAGTGGCATTCCGTGATGCAGGCCGTCCACAGCAACGCAAAT GTTGTTGCCTTCATGAATTCTCGTGTTGGCCAATATTTAGATGACCATCCTTTTGTTGCCTTATCACTCCTGATGTTTGTTGCAGTGTCAGCTATTCCTGTTggatttttcctggtttttgttGTTACAACAGCTGTAATGGCCTGTATTGGTGTGATAGTCATGGAAG GTGTTGTGATAGCCATTGGTGGCATAgcccttctgtgtgtgctgtgtggcCTGGgagccctgtccctgggagtTTCTGGAGTGCTGAGTGTTTCTTACGTGGCACTTTCAACTCTGGTCAACTACTGGTGTGCATCAAG GGGTCAGATAAGGAAGCAAGATGTTAATGGAAGTTTACCACAGAAGCAGCCTGGCTTGGATCTTTCTGCCAATACTGGAAAGAGTGAATAA